AGGACTGGCCTCGCGAGCGGCAAGAATCAGCGCCCGCGGCCGGCCCGCACCCGCCGCACCAGGTCGCGGGCCGCGTCGTTCCAGTCGGTGTGGGCGAAGTGGAAGCCGGCGTCGGGCAGGCGGGCTGCGATCACGCGGCGGCTCTTGAGCAGCAGCTCGGTGTCGGAGCGCAGGGCGTAGGCGCCGAGGGTGGCCATCGTGCGGGTCGCCGGTAGGCCGATGGGCATGTGCCAGGCGTGGCGGAGGGTGCGGGCGAAATCGCGCTGGGGCAAGGGGTTGGGGGCTGCGAGGTTGATCGGGCCTTCGTGTTCTTCGTGGGTGATGAGGTGGGTCAGGGCGGCGGTGAAGTCGTGGTCGTGGATCCAGGACACGTACTGGCGGCCGCCGGCGACCGGGCCGCCGAGGCCGAGGCGGGTCAGCCAGGACAGGTAGTCGAAGATGCCGCCGCGGTCCGGGCTCATCACCATCGCCGAGCGCAGGGCCACCTTGCGGGTGTGCGGGGTGTCGGCCTGCGCCTGCTCGCGCTCCCAGTTCTTCGCGATCTCGACGCTGTACGCCCAGTACTCCGGCACGCCGGGCTCGGTGCCGCCGATGAGGCCGTGCTCGTCGTTCGGCGGGCCGAAGGTGTGGGCGTAGATGGTCGCGGTGCTCGCCTGGAGCCATACGCGCGGCGGGCGCTCGGCCCGGGCGATGGCCTCGCCGACCACGCGGGTCGACAGCACCCGCGAGTCCATCATGTCCCGCAGGTTCTCGGGCGTGTAGCGGCAGCTGACGCTGCGTCCCGCCAGGTTCAGCACTACGTCGCACCCGTCGAGCTCCGCCGCCCACGCCCCCAGCGTCCGGCCGTCCCAGCGTACCTGGTTCGGGCGCGAGGGATTCCGGCTCAGGACTACGACCGAGTGTCCGGCCGCCGTGAACGCACGCTCTGCCACCGCGCCGACGTGGCCGGTTCCGCCGGGGATCACGATCTTCATTTCGCGCCGCCCTCTCGTTTAAGCGATCGCTCAAACTATAGGGGACGACATTCAACGCAGGTCAGCGGGACCGGTCAGCAGAGGCCGAATCAGTGAGGCCGGATCAGTGAGGCCGGATCTCAGCGGGGCCCGAACATCGTCGCCAAACGCCCCAGCCCGTCCGCCCCGTGCCCCTGCGCGACCGCATGCTCGATCACGCCCTGCGCGGCGTCGAGCATGCCGGTGTCCAAACCGTGTTCACGCGCGGCAGCGGTGATGTGCCGAACGCTCGACGCGGCCGAGGCGATGGTGGAGCGCGAACCGGGGAACTCCCCACTTTCGATCTGACCGGCGAACCGCGTCGCCATCTCCGGCAGCAGCCCGCCCATGCCGGCGGCGAAGCCCGCGAACTCGCTCGGAGCGATCCCCTCGGCGCCGGCCAAGGCGAACGCGTGCAGCAGCCCGTTGGTCGCGGTCGCGAACAGGTCCAGGAGTGCCACGTCGAAGGCACTCGCCCGAGCGGGATCCGGACCGAGATAAACGATGCGCTCCCCAAGCGCCGCCAATGCCGACGCCACCCGGTCGTACACACCGGCGTCACCACTGAGCAGAACCGTCCCGGCCGGCGTACCGATCATCGGCGTCGGCGTGAGGATCACGCCGGGCAGATAGGCGAAGCCCTGCACGTCGGCCCAGCGCGCCATCTCCCGCGCCTGCCGCGGATCGCTGCTGGTCAGATTGACCAGCGGACGCCCCTCGAAGTCGACCCCCTCCACGACGCCCCGCACCGCCGCGTCATCGATCAGGCACGCCACCACCACATCTGCCGCCCGTACTACCTCCGAGACCGAACCCG
This genomic window from Catenulispora sp. MAP5-51 contains:
- a CDS encoding TIGR01777 family oxidoreductase, which encodes MKIVIPGGTGHVGAVAERAFTAAGHSVVVLSRNPSRPNQVRWDGRTLGAWAAELDGCDVVLNLAGRSVSCRYTPENLRDMMDSRVLSTRVVGEAIARAERPPRVWLQASTATIYAHTFGPPNDEHGLIGGTEPGVPEYWAYSVEIAKNWEREQAQADTPHTRKVALRSAMVMSPDRGGIFDYLSWLTRLGLGGPVAGGRQYVSWIHDHDFTAALTHLITHEEHEGPINLAAPNPLPQRDFARTLRHAWHMPIGLPATRTMATLGAYALRSDTELLLKSRRVIAARLPDAGFHFAHTDWNDAARDLVRRVRAGRGR
- a CDS encoding NAD(P)-dependent oxidoreductase, whose translation is MDSDVQRIAVVGLGPMGQALATAFARAGHEVTVWNRTPGKAEGLPVPVSVAGSVSEVVRAADVVVACLIDDAAVRGVVEGVDFEGRPLVNLTSSDPRQAREMARWADVQGFAYLPGVILTPTPMIGTPAGTVLLSGDAGVYDRVASALAALGERIVYLGPDPARASAFDVALLDLFATATNGLLHAFALAGAEGIAPSEFAGFAAGMGGLLPEMATRFAGQIESGEFPGSRSTIASAASSVRHITAAAREHGLDTGMLDAAQGVIEHAVAQGHGADGLGRLATMFGPR